Part of the Listeria innocua genome is shown below.
CGACCACCAACATAACCGGAAATCAATCCGTAAGTTACACCAATGATTAAATCACATAGTGCTGCAACAACAGCAATAATAAGTGATACACGTGTACCAGCCCAAATACGAGCAAATTGGTCACGTCCGAGTGTATCACTACCTAACCAGTAGTAAGTACCCTCTTTAATGTTATTTTGTTTATAAATATCAACGTCTTCTCCACCAATAGACTGATGACCATTCCAAAATGGCATATTTTCAAATCCTTGAACTTTCGGTGGAAGACTTGCATTTTCAGTAATTTGTCTATTAATATCATTTTTTGGTCCTAGATTTTGTGATAAATAAGGTCCAACAATCGCCATGATAATAACAAGGGCTAATACAATAAGTGAAACTAAAGCCGCTTTATTTTTACGAATACGAAGCCAAGAATCTTGCATAAATGTTAAACTTGGACGATTAATTTTTTCCGCTTCTGCATCAAGGATGTGTGCTGGCTGGAATCTTTCTTTTGCAATTTTATGTTCTGCCATTATTTTCTACCTCCAGACACACGGATTCGTGGATCAATCAATCCGTAAAGAATATCTACTACCAAGATAACAAATACAAGCATAGCAGCAAATAATAATGTAGTTCCCATAATTACTGGATAGTCATTCATTTGAATAGAAGAAACGAACTGACTTCCGATACCTGGGATACTATAAATGTTTTCAATAACAAGGGAACCAGTCATCAGTGCAACCGATAATGGTCCTAAAACAGTAATTAAAGGAATAAGTGCATTACGAATCGCATGTTTTACTGCTACTTCAGTTCTGCTATTCCCTTTTGCTTTTGCAAGTAGAACATAATCAGATGCAAATACATCGATTAATTCTGTTCTCATAAAACGAGCTGCTGTTGCAAGCGGGAACATAGCAAGTGCGAACGCTGGCAAAATTGTATCTGCAAACGAACCCCATCCTGCCACTGGGAAAATTTGTAATTTAGCTCCTAACCAGTATTGCAACACAGTCGCAAATACAAATGATGGAACTGATTTACCTAGTATTGCTATAAATGTACTCGTATAATCCGGCCACCTATTTTGATACATGGCCGCTACGACCCCAAGTAAAATACCAAAGATAACACCAAAAACCATTGCCTCAAGTGCTAATTGGACAGATGGACCAATCAGTGCACCTAAAATCTCAGACACTGGTCTATTATCAAGTTGGAAGGAAACACCAAGATCTCCTTTTACCAAACCTGTCATATAATTTAAGTATTGGACTGGAATTGAATCATTTAGTCCATATTTTTCATTCATCATGTGAATTTGTTCGTCAGATAGTTTCTCCTGATTACGGTAAGGCGTACCAGGCAAGAATTTCATAAGAACAAACGTAACCGAAGCAATGATGAATAACGTTATAAGCATATATAATACTCTTTTTAACGTATATTTAACCATCTATCTCTACACCTCCCAGTTTTAATAAATATATAAAAAAGTTATTCCTAACCAAATTCGCAAGTTTAGTGAGCCTTTTTCTTCGTTTCTAAACTTTTATTGCAAAAGTGCAAATTAGTTAGGAAAAAAACTTCATTTTTCGAATGTTAGGTTCTAGATAAACTAGAAAAGGATACTTTAATTTTTTATTATAACACATCAAAATCATCAGCAAAAGGAGAGAGCATATCGAAATATACTCTCTCTTTCCGTCAAGCATTTCTTAAAGACTAATATTTTATTTAGTCAAGTATGTTTCTTTGTAAGTGTAGTCTGGACCAAATGGATTTTTTTGCAAGTTTTTAATGTAGTCTTTTTGTAGGTATGCAGTAGAACGTTGATAAAGTGGTTGAACAGCTACATCATCCGTAAGAAGGATTTTTTCTGCTTTAACCATTTCATCCCAACGTTTTTGTTCGTCAGCTGCATAAGTTACAGACGCATCATTTAAAATCTTGTCATAGTCTTTGTTAGAATAACTCATTCTGTTTTGTGCACCATCAGTTACGAATAGATCTAAGAAAGTGGATGGATCTTGATAGTCAGGACCCCAGCCGCTCATAGAGAAGTCGTAATCTTGGTTTTGGTCATTTTGTAAACGAACTTTAAATGGTACGTTTTTAAGTTTAACTGTAAGACCATCTAAGTTCTTTTGTAGTTGGTCTTGAATGAATTCAGAAGATTTTCTCGCATTTTCAGTATCATCACTTGTGAATTCAACTGTAATTTCGTTAACTCCTAATTCTTTCAAACCAGCTTTCCATGCTTTTTGTGCTTCTTTTACATCATATTCTAAATGTGCACCAGATTCTTTTGTATAATCTTCTTTGTTACCTGGATCAAAAGTGAATCCTTCTGGTACAAGATTGTTTGCAGGTTTAGATCCGTTTTTAAGAACTGTGTCAGTGTACGATTGTT
Proteins encoded:
- the opp3b gene encoding oligopeptide ABC transporter permease, with the translated sequence MVKYTLKRVLYMLITLFIIASVTFVLMKFLPGTPYRNQEKLSDEQIHMMNEKYGLNDSIPVQYLNYMTGLVKGDLGVSFQLDNRPVSEILGALIGPSVQLALEAMVFGVIFGILLGVVAAMYQNRWPDYTSTFIAILGKSVPSFVFATVLQYWLGAKLQIFPVAGWGSFADTILPAFALAMFPLATAARFMRTELIDVFASDYVLLAKAKGNSRTEVAVKHAIRNALIPLITVLGPLSVALMTGSLVIENIYSIPGIGSQFVSSIQMNDYPVIMGTTLLFAAMLVFVILVVDILYGLIDPRIRVSGGRK
- the opp3C gene encoding oligopeptide ABC transporter permease, encoding MAEHKIAKERFQPAHILDAEAEKINRPSLTFMQDSWLRIRKNKAALVSLIVLALVIIMAIVGPYLSQNLGPKNDINRQITENASLPPKVQGFENMPFWNGHQSIGGEDVDIYKQNNIKEGTYYWLGSDTLGRDQFARIWAGTRVSLIIAVVAALCDLIIGVTYGLISGYVGGRVDNVMQRILEVIGAIPNLVVVILMMLILDPGIVSIIIAIAMTSWITMARVVRGQVLKLKNQEFVMASMTLGESTPKILVKHLIPNISGIIIINIMFSIPSAIFFEAFLSFIGLGLPAPAASLGVLVNDGYKTLQVLPYMILYPCIVLCIIMIAFNLIADGLRDAFDPKMRD